The Culex pipiens pallens isolate TS unplaced genomic scaffold, TS_CPP_V2 Cpp_Un0003, whole genome shotgun sequence genome includes a region encoding these proteins:
- the LOC120429089 gene encoding programmed cell death 6-interacting protein isoform X1, producing the protein MSELLSVPLKKPTDVDLVRPLNNLIKSSYTNLGPSKLSGIEQAVSKFNYQRNAAVWKGFEKSENALEIIYAYYDQLCALETKIMVQDFQVPFKWKDAFDKGSIFGGRMSLTLSSMVFEKICVLFNIAALQSSLAVTQNLNDDAGLKMAAKLFQQSAGIFFHLKSAAPAAIAQEPTVDLSSDVLCALNSLMLAQAQEIFVFKAIKDNMKDLIIAKLCCQCEEMYSEALKMLQKDSIRSLWEKEWITIVAGKQAGLHALTMFFSSMVAKANKKVGEEISQLQKSVELFKIAQSRMGKSNFLDEYLSKANKNLAEAKKDNDFIYNEMIPDINSLPGPGKAQLAKNLPLSSVMSANFKDVFADLTPVVMYQAMTASETRKTEIVNGEVMKLREGTQSLNTLLSSYNLPAAVETTASGSALPPSLLEKANDVREKGGIDGLQKMVNELPELLNRNREILDEAERMLNEESSADEQLRAKFAEQWTRTPSSKLTQTFRENCATYRKIIDNAINADKTVREKFEQNRRGIEILSMTENEMALEIPSSATKSDMRNSSAAQHLKALMESVNTIKAERDVVESELRSATINLKDQFLAALAADGAINEPAISLSEIRRVLTPLQNQVQDSLSRQEALIQDIKDTHQKFVSETGASGESNEQLFSQLATAYDVFSELQKNLQDGVKFYNDLTQLLIIFQNKISDYCFARKTEKEELMKDLTQQASRQAQSTIPTVPVHMASTSLISEQATAPTPPAHSTPYPLQSQIMPMPGYGANMPYATYAPLPMPQGFNPYATLPYPNTYQSFPQVPNAAYYTYPGPASSQHHHAQHPPQ; encoded by the exons ATGTCTGAATTGCTTAGTGTCCCTTTGAAAAAGCCCACAGATGTCGATTTAGTTCGCCCGTTGAATAATTTAATCAAAAGTTCCTATACTAATTTGGGACCATCCAAGTTGTCGGGCATTGAACAGGCCGTCAGCAAGTTCAATTATCAACGAAATGCCGCTGTTTGGAAAGGCTTTGAGAAATCTGAAAACGCGTTGGAGATAATTTACgc gtATTATGATCAGCTGTGTGCATTAGAAACAAAAATTATGGTTCAAGACTTTCAAGTTCCATTCAAATGGAAAGATGCGTTTGACAAAGGATCGATATTCGGTGGTCGTATGAGTTTGA ctCTGTCATCTatggtttttgagaaaatttgtgTATTGTTTAACATCGCAGCTTTGCAGAGTTCTTTGGCGGTCACACAGAATCTTAACGATGATGCCGGACTGAAAATGGCTGCCAAATTGTTTCAGCAAAGTGCCGGAATTTTCTTCCATCTGAAGAGTGCTGCGCCAGCCGCCATTGCTCAGGAACCGACCGTTGATCTTTCATCAGACGTTCTATGTGCATTGAATAGTTTAATGTTGGCTCAGGCACAAGAGATTTTTGTATTCAAAGCAATTAAAGATAACATGAAGGATTTAATTATTGCTAAGTTATGTTGCCAATGCGAAGAAATGTATTCTGAGGCCTTGAAGATGCTACAGAAAGATTCTATCCGATCTCTGTGGGAGAAAGAATGGATAACGATAGTTGCAGGAAAACAGGCGGGTCTCCATGCACTCACCATGTTTTTTAGCAGTATGGTGGCGAAGGCAAACAAAAAAGTGGGTGAAGAAATCTCGCAACTACAGAAATCTGTTGAACTGTTTAAAATAGCTCAATCTCGAATGGGAAAGTCCAACTTCCTTGATGAATATTTGTCAAAGGCGAACAAGAATCTAGCAGAGGCAAAAAAGGACAATGATTTCATTTATAATGAAATGATTCCGGACATTAATTCTCTTCCCGGTCCTGGAAAGGCACAGCTGGCGAAAAACTTGCCACTTTCTTCTGTAATGAGCGCAAACTTTAAGGATGTTTTTGCTGACCTTACACCCGTTGTGATGTACCAAGCGATGACTGCAAGCGAAACACGAAAAACTGAAATTGTTAACGGAGAAGTAATGAAACTGCGCGAAGGAACACAATCCTTAAATACACTGCTTTCAAGCTACAATTTGCCTGCTGCGGTTGAAACAACTGCCAGCGGATCCGCCTTGCCACCATCTCTTTTGGAGAAAGCCAACGATGTTCGTGAAAAGGGCGGCATTGATGGTTTGCAAAAGATGGTCAATGAACTGCCGGAGCTGTTAAACCGCAATCGGGAGATTTTGGATGAG GCGGAACGGATGCTTAATGAGGAAAGCTCGGCTGACGAGCAGCTACGGGCGAAATTTGCAGAACAATGGACTCGAACGCCGTCGAGTAAGCTCACCCAAACATTCCGTGAAAATTGTGCTACATACAGAAAAATAATAGATAACGCCATTAATGCTGACAAAACTGTGCGGGAAAAGTTTGAACAAAACCGCAGAGGTATTGAGATTCTGTCCATGACGGAGAATGAAATGGCACTCGAAATTCCTTCAAGCGCTACAAAAAGTGACATGCGCAATTCTTCTGCTGCACAACATTTGAAAGCATTGATGGAATCGGTGAATACAATTAAGGCCGAAAGAGATGTCGTTGAATCTGAGCTGCGCTCGGCGACGATCAACCTGAAGGACCAGTTCTTAGCAGCATTGGCTGCAGACGGCGCTATCAATGAACCAGCTATTTCTTTGTCGGAAATCCGTAGAGTTTTGACTCCCCTTCAGAATCAAGTGCAAGATAGTCTGTCGCGCCAAGAGGCTCTCATTCAGGATATCAAGGACACCCATCAAAAATTTGTGTCGGAGACAGGAGCATCGGGCGAATCCAATGAGCAACTTTTCTCACAACTTGCTACAGCATATGATGTTTTCTCGGAACTGCAAAAAAATCTACAGGATGGTGTTAAGTTTTACAACGATTTGACCCAATTGTTGATTATATTCCAAAACAAAATCTCCGACTACTGTTTTGCACGAAAGACGGAAAAAGAAGAGTTGATGAAAGATCTAACGCAGCAAGCCAGCCGACAGGCTCAGTCTACTATCCCAACAGTCCCTGTACACATGGCATCTACTTCATTAATATCCG aacaagcAACTGCTCCTACACCACCTGCACACTCAACACCTTACCCTCTTCAGTCCCAAATAATGCCGATGCCGGGATATGGAGCAAATATGCCTTATGCAACTTATGCACCGCTTCCGATGCCGCAAGGATTTAATCCGTATGCTACACTTCCATATCCAA ACACATACCAAAGCTTTCCTCAAGTCCCGAATGCTGCCTATTACACGTATCCAGGCCCGGCTTCAAGTCAGCACCACCACGCACAACATCCACCACAATAA